From the Marinitoga sp. 38H-ov genome, one window contains:
- the dnaE gene encoding DNA polymerase III subunit alpha: MKVLGPIVTSKSIGQSYIQLRDLIPISKKYGYESIVLYEDHPKSWINFINLCNKFKIKPYILFENGNRVYFPKNSEDLKKLIRLYNGENLDLPFFEKSNIFKKIVYPTMQFSKIINNIDGDYIRKDYHLKYYITERLHDEIIKTNTNYNISEFYIGIPKLGGFKKLYESILPIISKLPDKYVERLKIELEVIRKLDVSDYILTVKKIVDIAKKAESLVGPGRGSAVGSLIVYLLGITLIDPIKYNLYFERFLNDSRKELPDIDIDVESNKRDMIIEELNKEFDIAQIKTFVRMKNKSVFKKIKEILNVDYSNKFSKNIRSPENMHLYSKYKDYYTLAFYLEGLEIAESVHAAGIILSDKNLKQKIPLDLNRDIPITLWEMDDLKSIGIEKFDLLSLDTLSFLKEFNFNYTKEHFISLNNKKAYEIISKGYTEGIFQLESKLAKKLAKNLKPDSFEKLYILLALNRPGPLNSGMFDEYLHGTSKSYLKELIPETNGVIIFQEQVMFLAQKLGNLSPSESDDFRRAISKKEINKIKHLKTKFISNASNIIGEKEAKILFEKIENFAQYAFNKSHSVAYAHLSYWIAELKSIYPEKFYLEYIKYKGLTMNIFNEMKLMNIKINLPNILTPNGNFNKNSIILPLRVIKGVGEFAEKTILDDIQKNGKYSSFEEFVLRSKEIGITRNIIEQLIKAGSFEAFNKNRRMLIRNISEIEMNASESSKKILSNVFGENISNESKKITTSKEDIFNFEKEVYGFVISS, translated from the coding sequence TTGAAAGTTTTAGGACCTATTGTTACTTCTAAATCTATTGGTCAATCATATATACAATTAAGAGATTTAATACCTATATCAAAAAAATATGGGTATGAAAGTATAGTCTTATATGAAGATCATCCAAAATCATGGATTAATTTTATTAATCTATGTAATAAATTTAAAATTAAACCATACATTTTATTTGAAAATGGAAATAGAGTTTATTTTCCAAAGAATTCTGAAGATTTAAAAAAATTAATACGATTATACAATGGCGAGAATTTAGATTTGCCTTTTTTTGAAAAATCTAATATTTTCAAAAAAATTGTATATCCTACAATGCAATTCTCTAAAATCATAAATAATATTGATGGTGATTATATTAGAAAAGATTATCATTTAAAATATTATATTACTGAAAGACTTCACGATGAAATTATCAAAACTAATACCAACTATAATATTTCAGAATTTTATATTGGAATACCCAAACTAGGTGGATTTAAAAAACTATACGAAAGTATTTTACCTATAATTAGCAAATTACCAGATAAATATGTTGAAAGGTTAAAAATAGAATTAGAAGTTATTAGAAAATTAGATGTATCTGATTACATATTAACTGTTAAAAAAATTGTAGACATCGCAAAAAAAGCAGAAAGTTTAGTTGGTCCAGGTAGAGGTTCTGCTGTTGGATCTTTAATTGTTTATTTATTAGGCATAACTTTAATTGACCCTATTAAATATAACTTGTATTTTGAAAGATTTTTAAATGATTCAAGAAAAGAACTTCCAGATATTGATATTGATGTAGAATCTAACAAAAGAGATATGATAATCGAGGAGTTAAATAAGGAATTTGATATTGCACAAATAAAAACATTTGTAAGAATGAAAAATAAAAGCGTATTTAAAAAAATAAAAGAAATACTAAATGTTGATTACTCAAATAAATTTAGTAAAAATATCAGATCACCTGAAAATATGCATTTATATTCAAAATATAAAGATTATTATACTTTAGCTTTTTATTTAGAAGGACTAGAAATTGCAGAATCTGTCCATGCTGCTGGAATTATACTATCAGATAAGAATTTAAAACAAAAAATCCCTCTTGATTTAAATAGAGATATTCCTATTACATTATGGGAAATGGATGATTTAAAAAGTATTGGAATCGAAAAATTTGACTTACTATCTTTAGATACATTATCTTTTTTAAAAGAGTTTAATTTTAACTACACAAAAGAACATTTTATAAGTTTAAATAACAAAAAAGCTTATGAAATAATTTCAAAAGGTTATACTGAGGGTATTTTTCAACTTGAATCGAAACTTGCTAAAAAACTTGCTAAAAATTTAAAACCTGATTCTTTTGAAAAATTATATATTTTACTTGCTTTAAATAGACCAGGTCCATTAAACTCTGGAATGTTTGACGAATATTTACATGGAACTAGTAAAAGTTATTTGAAAGAACTTATCCCTGAAACTAATGGTGTTATTATTTTTCAAGAACAAGTTATGTTTTTAGCTCAAAAATTGGGAAATTTATCTCCTTCAGAATCTGATGATTTTAGAAGAGCAATTTCAAAAAAAGAAATTAATAAAATTAAACATTTAAAAACAAAATTTATTTCTAACGCTTCAAATATTATTGGAGAAAAAGAAGCAAAAATATTATTTGAAAAAATTGAAAATTTTGCTCAATATGCTTTTAATAAATCTCATAGTGTTGCATATGCTCATTTAAGTTATTGGATAGCAGAATTAAAAAGTATATATCCTGAAAAATTCTATTTAGAATATATAAAATACAAAGGATTAACAATGAATATATTTAATGAAATGAAATTAATGAACATAAAAATAAATTTGCCAAATATTTTAACTCCAAATGGTAATTTTAATAAAAATTCTATTATCTTGCCATTGAGAGTAATCAAGGGTGTTGGAGAATTCGCTGAAAAAACTATATTAGACGATATTCAAAAAAACGGAAAATACTCTTCCTTTGAAGAATTTGTATTGAGATCTAAAGAAATTGGAATAACTAGAAATATCATTGAGCAATTAATTAAAGCGGGGTCTTTTGAAGCATTTAATAAAAATAGAAGAATGCTTATTAGAAATATATCTGAAATTGAAATGAATGCTA